In Sparus aurata chromosome 2, fSpaAur1.1, whole genome shotgun sequence, a single genomic region encodes these proteins:
- the LOC115596613 gene encoding endonuclease domain-containing 1 protein — protein MEERTNKVKGEEKSHIKASFCSGWIVAAAAGQLSIPDTRGFFQDANLGTFDEPECLKYFYKNKVPEWGASTPGAARLCQRFVNRFHFATLYDTNHRIAVYSAYHFQPSNGGGREKRWFVEPQLVNMAWQAEMKDGYWLGRDYPGIYLGEKQALNEDYTHSGFDRGHLNPNGHHAVPSRNATFTLTNVVPQNPKLNQNAWRIHESQLTDLFLEKCSTAFVLVGAVPSADNWIVKNNVKRVNIPDYLWNAYCCVDNNGTPIEGGAATARNTEANWVEKLSLQELGEFLQQFSN, from the exons GAGAGGACTAACAAGGTGAAAGGTGAGGAGAAGTCACATATAAAAGCCAGTTTCTGCTCTGGGTGGATAGTGGCAGCAG ctgcaggaCAGTTAAGTATCCCTGACACCAGAGGGTTCTTCCAGGATGCAAACCTCGGTACCTTT GATGAGCCAGAGTGCTTGAAGTACTTCTATAAAAACAAGGTGCCAGAGTGGGGGGCGTCTACTCCTGGTGCTGCCCGTCTCTGTCAGCGCTTTGTCAACAG GTTCCACTTTGCCACCCTGTATGACACCAACCATCGTATCGCTGTCTACTCTGCCTATCATTTCCAGCCCAGCAATGGAGGTGGCAGGGAGAAAAGGTGGTTTGTTGAGCCTCAG CTTGTGAACATGGCCTGGCAAGCGGAGATGAAGGACGGCTACTGGCTTGGGAGAGACTACCCTGGAATCTACCTGGGGGAGAAACAGGCTCTGAATGAGGACTACACACACTCTGGCTTCGACCGTGGTCACCTCAACCCCAACGGACACCATGCAG TCCCTAGCCGTAACGCCACTTTCACCCTGACCAATGTGGTTCCTCAGAACCCCAAACTGAACCAGAATGCCTGGAGGATCCATGAGTCCCAGCTCACCGACCTTTTCCTGGAAAAGTGCTCTACAGCTTTTGTGCTGGTTGGGGCCGTTCCCTCTGCAGACAACTGGATTGTCAAGAACAACGTGAAGCGTGTCAACATCCCAGACTACCTGTGGAACGCCTACTGCTGTGTGGACAACAATGGCACACCCATTGAGGGCGGTGCAGCCACAGCGAGGAACACCGAGGCCAACTGGGTGGAGAAGCTCTCTCTGCAGGAGCTGGGAGAATTCCTGCAGCAGTTCTCCAATTAG
- the LOC115569453 gene encoding TRPM8 channel-associated factor homolog: protein MPNQPTQNQHEAAYLSLMRGLRELDLRGPSVPSDLVLTGDHAFPLAMNSQGQVLMAASLYGSGRIVVLGHEDYLTAFPALVENALTWLRGDGSDNLSVGVHNNVRAVADNLSRSSFKAEVVGAFSKNLGVGVYVTDAYSVGAHVKDLVAFMKAGGGVLIAGQAWSWAGAHPKENTLLLFDGNKVSSVAGIYFSDHHGEVECLPVYPQIPSSWMSVVIGKDFEDDFEFLLKGISNFDLADAPVSEVLVHGPLAFPICTTKGGQAFLAGAYYGQGRVIVITHEGLFNWESLAPFCINAIRWLDEGRQGVVGLAPGFDQAREHFSKSGLKCESTDFREDLSVFVCSLYNGDQAGKIQEFVAEGGGLLIGGHAWHWAQTHPGQNPLTDFAGNKILNKMGFSVMGNVIWGGLHEAPEPSRAIKDTYHFRHLLNRFASHVAQGQELTQHEEECLKKLGSDCATYLHMEAHDCSSYAQVVSTVTDLIKKSDIPQVCGSCPVKTPKDHLLLNVAAEVYKVCPDPDALLPYLIKDNPLLPVVYNHRITINTKTGGGEEWISTGLYLSPGMKTYISLPEEIVNKDWKIQIGCQTDHLYHEVLLRAQHVHEQFPVTSNMMQVWNLWGGLIYLVAPPNTQVADLEVTVQMAVPAPYYKSGVTTAAEWSLLRTAPSPWAELEFDNIILTVPSKAVQNLDRPDELAAHWNDIMKGIADLAVIPHKFPRKERFVADVQISHGWMHAGYPVMIHETAADELVNVNNARTNGIWGPIHELGHNQQRCCWEFPPNTTECTCNLWALYVHEEVLGVSRTQAQGITKESRHKLAKDYVEGGRKLDSWTFFVALETYMQLQEKFGWDAFKKVFAAYHKMSDFPHDNKGKMNLYAETFSQIVKMNLAGFFKAWSWPIETATEEKLSNLPPWSDHPMTQFD, encoded by the exons ATGCCCAACCAGCCCACTCAAAACCAGCATGAAGCGGCCTACCTGTCTCTGATGAGAGgcctgagagagctggacctacGAGGCCCCAGTGTTCCCAGTGATCTGGTTCTGACTGGAGACCATGCCTTTCCATTGGCAATGAACAGCCAAGGCCAGGTCCTGATGGCTGCCTCTCTGTACGGCAGTGGAAGGATTGTGGTCCTGGGTCATGAGGACTACCTGACCGCCTTTCCTGCTCTGGTAGAGAACGCTCTGACCTGGCTGCGAGGAGATGGATCTGACAACTTGTCTGTTGGCGTACATAACAACGTCAGGGCAGTTGCTGATAACCTCAGTAGATCCAGCTTCAAAGCTGAAGTTGTTGGGGCCTTTAGTAAAAATCTGGGGGTGGGAGTGTATGTGACTGATGCCTACAGCGTGGGTGCACATGTGAAGGACCTGGTGGCGTTTATGAAAGCTGGAGGAGGAGTGCTGATAGCGGGGCAGGCGTGGAGCTGGGCTGGAGCTCATCCTAAGGAGaacacgctgctgctgtttgatggAAACAAGGTTTCTAGTGTGGCAGGGATCTACTTTTCTGACCATCACGGTGAGGTAGAGTGCCTGCCTGTCTACCCACAGATCCCTTCATCCTGGATGTCTGTAGT AATCGGTAAGGATTTTGAGGATGACTTTGAGTTCTTACTCAAGGGGATCTCAAACTTTGATCTCGCGGATGCACCCGTTTCTGAGGTTCTGGTCCATGGCCCGCTAGCCTTCCCAATTTGTACCACCAAGGGTGGACAAGCATTCTTGGCAGGAGCCTACTATGGGCAGGGACGGGTTATTGTGATCACACATGAAGGACTTTTCAATTGGGAG TCACTGGCTCCATTTTGCATCAATGCAATTCGTTGGTTGGATGAAGGCCGGCAGGGGGTTGTTGGCTTAGCGCCAGGCTTCGACCAAGCCAGGGAACACTTTAGCAAGTCAGGGTTAAAGTGTGAGTCAACAGACTTCAGGGAAgacctgagtgtgtttgtgtgctcatTGTATAATGGAGATCAAGCTGGGAAAATCCAAGAATTTGTAGCAGAAGGAGGAGGCCTGCTGATTGGTGGACATGCCTGGCACTGGGCACAGACACACCCTGGGCAAAACCCATTAACAGATTTTGCAG GGAACAAGATCCTGAACAAAATGGGCTTTAGTGTGATGGGCAACGTCATTTGGGGAGGTCTCCATGAGGCCCCTGAGCCCAGCCGGGCCATCAAAGACACCTACCACTTCCGCCACCTTCTGAACCGCTTTGCTAGTCATGTAGCCCAGGGGCAGGAACTTACGCAGCATGAGGAGGAGTGCCTTAAAAAACTGGGTTCGGACTGTGCCACCTACTTGCACATGGAGGCACATGATTGCTCCTCCTACGCACAGGTGGTGTCCACCGTCACCGACCTCATAAAGAAGTCGGACATTCCGCAG GTGTGTGGCAGCTGCCCTGTGAAGACTCCCAAAGACCACCTGCTCCTCAATGTGGCGGCAGAGGTCTACAAGGTCTGCCCAGATCCCGATGCCCTCCTGCCCTATCTCATCAAGGATAACCCCTTGTTGCCAGTTGTCTACAACCACAGAATCACGATTAATACAAAAACAGGAG GAGGGGAAGAGTGGATCAGTACAGGTCTCTACCTCTCTCCTGGTATGAAGACTTACATATCCCTACCAGAAGAGATTGTCAACAAGGACTGGAAG ATCCAGATTGGCTGTCAAACAGATCATCTCTACCATGAGGTGTTGCTGAGAGCACAGCATGTTCATGAGCAATTTCCTGTAACCTCAAACATGATGCAGGTGTGGAACCTGTGGGGGGGACTCATCTACCTGGTAGCCCCACCCAACACACAAGTGGCGGACCTAGAGGTCACAGTGCAGATGGCTGTACCTGCACCATATTATAAATCTG GTGTGACAACAGCAGCCGAGTGGTCGCTGCTGCGCACAGCTCCTTCTCCCTGGGCCGAGTTGGAGTTTGACAACATCATCCTCACTGTGCCATCGAAAGCTGTTCAGAACCTGGACCGCCCTGATGAGTTGGCGGCACACTGGAATGACATCATGAAGGGCATAGCTGACCTGGCTGTCATACCACACAAATTTCCCCGCAAAGAGCGCTTTGTAGCAGATGTGCAGATTTCCCATG GTTGGATGCATGCAGGTTATCCTGTCATGATACACGAGACTGCAGCAGATGAACTGGTCAACGTTAACAATGCAAGGACTAATGGCATTTGGGGCCCGATCCATGAGCTGGGACACAACCAGCAGAGATGCTGCTGGGAGTTTCCACCAAACACCACAGAGTGTACATGCAATCTGTGGGCATTGTATGTGCATGAAGAGGTGCTGGGAGTCAGCAGGACACAG GCTCAAGGCATTACTAAAGAAAGTCGCCACAAACTAGCAAAGGACTATGTCGAGGGGGGCAGGAAACTTGACAGTTGGACCTTCTTTGTGGCCCTGGAGACATATATGCAG CTCCAGGAGAAGTTTGGCTGGGATGCCTTTAAGAAGGTGTTTGCTGCCTACCACAAGATGAGCGACTTTCCCCATGACAACAAAGGAAAGATGAACCTGTATGCTGAGACTTTCTCCCAGATTGTGAAGATGAACCTGGCAGGATTCTTTAAGGCCTGGAGTTGGCCCATCGAAACAGCCACTGAGGAGAAACTTTCCAACCTGCCGCCCTGGAGTGACCACCCCATGACCCAGTTTGACTGA